A stretch of the Chitiniphilus purpureus genome encodes the following:
- a CDS encoding tetratricopeptide repeat protein, whose protein sequence is MNDDLAHLLLQASQLVRCQSTEAMALAQQARALAQQRGDMHALVRSLTLYAHGLFMLGKSGEAQRTLLEAIELGELEPVAAAQGETLQLAARVAYTLGEYERAGDHWYACIALAADRITPSQRILAHIGLGQLCYAQEQYALALAHHRKAAKLAEECDDPHLDSTSMINVAADLIQLTRYDEATAALKQTLPQVRAEQNYQFEAEIFSLFGEIRLRLGDHEAARMSLMVALKINRLHINTWGEASVLLRLARCSLAVDELEIALEQLARAHTLADGMGSLPLLAQIHASLAEVAERTADAEAIAYHHARHQQLRQQLLAQSCSGRFATLELRLSD, encoded by the coding sequence ATGAATGACGATCTCGCCCACCTGCTGCTGCAGGCTTCCCAGCTGGTACGCTGCCAAAGCACTGAAGCGATGGCCCTGGCCCAGCAGGCGCGCGCGCTGGCGCAGCAACGCGGCGATATGCATGCGCTGGTGCGCTCGCTGACGCTGTATGCGCATGGCTTGTTCATGCTGGGCAAATCGGGTGAGGCGCAGCGCACCCTGCTTGAAGCGATCGAACTGGGTGAACTCGAACCGGTGGCTGCCGCTCAGGGCGAAACGCTGCAATTGGCCGCACGGGTGGCCTACACACTGGGCGAATACGAGCGTGCCGGCGATCATTGGTATGCCTGCATTGCACTCGCTGCCGACCGCATCACCCCGTCCCAACGCATCCTCGCCCATATCGGGCTCGGCCAGCTGTGCTATGCGCAGGAGCAATACGCGCTTGCACTGGCGCACCATCGCAAGGCCGCGAAGCTCGCCGAGGAATGCGACGATCCGCACCTGGACAGCACCAGCATGATCAACGTGGCGGCCGACCTGATCCAGCTGACGCGCTATGACGAGGCCACCGCGGCACTCAAGCAGACACTGCCGCAGGTACGCGCCGAACAGAATTATCAGTTCGAGGCCGAGATCTTCAGCCTGTTCGGCGAGATCCGGCTCCGTCTGGGCGATCATGAGGCCGCCCGGATGAGCCTGATGGTCGCACTCAAGATCAATCGGCTGCACATCAACACCTGGGGTGAGGCTTCGGTGCTGCTCAGGCTGGCGCGCTGCAGCCTTGCGGTCGACGAACTCGAAATCGCCCTGGAACAGCTGGCCCGTGCCCATACACTGGCCGACGGCATGGGTTCGCTGCCGCTGCTGGCCCAGATCCATGCGTCGCTGGCCGAGGTGGCCGAACGCACTGCCGACGCGGAAGCCATCGCCTATCACCACGCCCGGCACCAGCAGTTGCGGCAGCAATTGCTTGCCCAGAGCTGCTCGGGCCGCTTTGCCACGCTGGAGCTGCGTTTATCCGACTGA
- a CDS encoding tetratricopeptide repeat-containing diguanylate cyclase, giving the protein MEPTPVTREEIDALNQQARVLFHSRSEESRALAEQACRHSVAADYPNGYVHGLLNAAMAITLQGSYQEAVAMMRHSLYLGEIYGLDMHVAECLQEIARAYYTLADYDRALQYWAQCLDVARDRHAQESYVMALIGLGQIYFAHQDFEAALRHHEKAREGLNPTVPDRLHASVPINIGMDLLQLRRLDEALHELEIGLNRALHTKNREYEADAHHAIGLVLLAQGQLDTAERHLCIAIDVCQRFGKLWGEANSRVALGQVELARDHPVGAIRHLQEARDLAEQIGAQHLLLQVELHYARALELLGDHRQSLHYFKRYHERQLEVMRQTSPYRMQAMEMRLEVEKARLENDGLKRERANQRRELRRVEQLASQDSLTGILNRRGLERLGSGVFGRSCEQASVISLMLLDIDHFKQVNDRFGHLVGDKVLRQVAALLKSGCRQDDVVGRFGGEEFVIVLPGHDASSALDVAERLRQMVAGWPWARIAPELAVTLSVGVAGRQCELTLSELIESADKRLYHAKNGGRNRVCG; this is encoded by the coding sequence ATGGAGCCTACCCCCGTTACCCGGGAAGAGATCGACGCGCTCAACCAGCAGGCGCGCGTGCTCTTCCACTCCCGTAGCGAAGAATCCCGTGCCTTGGCCGAACAGGCTTGCCGCCACTCGGTTGCAGCTGATTATCCGAATGGCTATGTGCATGGCCTGCTCAACGCCGCCATGGCGATCACATTGCAGGGCAGCTATCAGGAGGCGGTGGCCATGATGCGCCACAGCCTGTATCTGGGCGAGATCTACGGCCTGGACATGCATGTGGCCGAGTGCCTGCAGGAAATCGCACGCGCCTACTACACCCTTGCCGACTACGACCGCGCATTGCAGTACTGGGCGCAGTGCCTGGACGTGGCCCGCGACCGCCACGCGCAGGAAAGCTACGTGATGGCGCTGATCGGCCTTGGCCAGATCTATTTCGCCCATCAGGATTTCGAAGCCGCGCTGCGGCACCACGAGAAGGCACGCGAGGGGCTGAACCCCACGGTGCCCGACCGGCTGCATGCATCGGTGCCGATCAACATCGGCATGGATCTCTTGCAGCTGCGGCGTCTGGACGAGGCGCTGCATGAGCTGGAGATCGGCCTCAACCGGGCCTTGCACACCAAGAACCGCGAATACGAGGCGGACGCGCACCACGCCATCGGCCTTGTGCTGCTGGCGCAAGGCCAGCTGGACACCGCCGAGCGCCATCTGTGCATCGCCATCGACGTCTGCCAGCGCTTCGGCAAGCTGTGGGGCGAAGCCAACAGCCGCGTTGCACTCGGCCAGGTGGAGCTGGCGCGCGATCATCCGGTCGGTGCGATCCGCCACCTGCAGGAGGCGCGCGACCTGGCAGAGCAGATCGGCGCGCAGCACCTGCTGCTGCAGGTGGAGCTGCACTATGCCAGGGCGCTCGAACTGCTGGGCGACCATCGGCAGTCGCTGCACTACTTCAAGCGCTACCACGAACGGCAGTTGGAGGTGATGCGCCAGACCTCACCGTACCGGATGCAGGCGATGGAGATGCGGCTGGAAGTGGAGAAGGCGCGCCTGGAAAACGATGGCCTCAAGCGCGAACGGGCCAACCAGCGCCGCGAATTGCGCCGGGTGGAACAGCTCGCCAGCCAGGACAGCCTGACCGGCATACTCAACCGGCGCGGCCTGGAGCGCCTGGGCAGCGGCGTTTTCGGCCGCAGCTGCGAGCAGGCAAGCGTCATTTCGCTGATGTTGCTCGATATCGATCACTTCAAGCAGGTCAACGACCGTTTCGGCCACCTCGTCGGCGACAAGGTGCTGCGACAGGTGGCGGCGCTGCTCAAGTCCGGCTGCCGTCAGGACGATGTGGTCGGCCGCTTCGGCGGCGAGGAATTCGTGATCGTGCTGCCCGGGCATGACGCCAGCTCAGCCCTCGACGTGGCCGAACGGCTGCGGCAGATGGTGGCGGGCTGGCCCTGGGCGCGCATCGCACCCGAGCTCGCGGTCACCCTCAGCGTCGGTGTCGCCGGCCGCCAATGCGAGCTGACGCTGAGCGAACTGATCGAGAGCGCCGACAAGCGGCTCTATCATGCCAAGAATGGCGGCCGCAACCGCGTCTGCGGATAA
- a CDS encoding FAD/FMN-binding oxidoreductase — protein MADLTTATPAPERLREIPYNYTSFSDREIVIRLLGEQAWQVLESLRQERITGRSARMLFEVLGDIWVVKRNPYLQDDLLDNPKRLRQLIDAMRHRLGEIDKRRQGNDKVGLLVTRGQQAVDAFEREFRETAQLRRKVMRRMSAHTRRDNICFDGLARVSHVTDATDWRVEYPFVVLNPDTEEEMAPLVACCIELGLTVIPRGGGTGYTGGAVPLTALSAVINTEKLDRHQGVERLRIPGVDHDVATIQCGAGVVTRRVMEAAEAEGLVFAVDPTSADASCIGGNVAMNAGGKKAVLWGTALDNLVSWRMVDPDGNWKLVERMDHNLGKIHDAEKATFRVATFKPDGKTLLGEEILVIPGMRFRKEGLGKDVTDKFLAGLPGVQKEGTDGLITSARFILHRLPAHTRTVCLEFFGEVSRAVPSIVEIKDYLDAHPLVQLAGLEHLDWRYVRAVGYATKAKSRGRPKMVLIADIVSDDEAAVGEAASHVVRLANARSGEGFIAVSPEARKKFWLDRARTAAIAKHTNAFKINEDVVIPLPRLGEYSDEIERINIELSIANKIELLDRLVDFFVHGHLPLDLADVPVSREELIGDRREAALALLYRVRERWSWLLDNLDSAFESYTAAWPDAPLEGGMREENLPQSVYHALRDLMLRVSWKREVAAELELLFADRNSRPVLSAVQALHQQVLKGRTWVALHMHAGDGNVHTNIPVNSDDYEMLQRAHHAVARIMAVARRLNGVISGEHGIGITKYEFLTREEMTPFETYKQRVDPNGHFNKGKLLPGSDLTNAYTPSFSLLGAESLILEQSDIGAISDSIKDCLRCGKCKPVCTTHVPRANLLYSPRNKILATGLLTEAFLYEEQTRRGVSFRHFEELADVADHCTVCHRCVNPCPVKIDFGDVSVAMRNFLRKEGKKPFNPGTSLGMAFLTMKDPATIKLVRAGMIQAGYKAQRLGYSLAKRLGLIRPVTKQPPATTGKPPLKAQVIHFINKPLPAKVPLRTARGMLDIEDNSVVPVIRNPALPQEESEAVFYFPGCGSERLFSQVGLATQAMLWHVGATTVLPPGYLCCGYPQTASGFADKGEKITTENRVLFHRLANTLNYLDIRTVIVSCGTCMDQLLKYQFEQIFPGCRLLDIHEYLMEKGVKLDGVSGTRYMYHEPCHTPMKQYKGVEVATTLMGSRVDLNDRCCGESGTFAVARPDIATQVRFRKQEEMQKGADKLRAESGADTPVKILTSCPSCLQGLTRYNDDSATEADYIVVEIAKHVLGEDWQGQYVEQARNGGIERVLL, from the coding sequence ATGGCCGATCTGACCACCGCCACCCCCGCCCCAGAGCGCCTGCGCGAGATCCCTTACAACTACACCTCGTTCTCCGACCGCGAGATCGTGATCCGTTTGTTGGGAGAGCAAGCCTGGCAGGTGCTCGAAAGCCTGCGACAGGAACGCATCACCGGACGCTCCGCACGCATGCTGTTCGAGGTGCTGGGCGACATCTGGGTGGTCAAGCGCAATCCGTACCTGCAGGACGACCTGCTGGACAATCCCAAGCGTCTGCGGCAGCTGATCGACGCGATGCGCCACCGCCTTGGGGAGATCGACAAGCGCCGGCAGGGCAATGACAAGGTCGGCCTGCTGGTGACGCGCGGGCAACAGGCGGTCGACGCATTCGAGCGCGAATTCCGCGAGACCGCGCAGTTGCGCCGCAAGGTGATGCGGCGCATGAGCGCCCATACGCGCCGCGACAATATCTGCTTCGATGGGCTGGCCCGGGTCAGCCACGTGACCGATGCGACCGACTGGCGCGTCGAATACCCGTTCGTGGTCCTCAACCCCGATACGGAAGAGGAGATGGCGCCACTCGTGGCCTGTTGCATCGAGCTTGGGCTCACCGTCATCCCGCGTGGCGGCGGTACCGGCTATACCGGCGGTGCGGTGCCGCTCACCGCGCTCAGCGCCGTGATCAATACCGAGAAGCTCGACCGGCACCAGGGGGTCGAGCGCCTGCGCATCCCCGGCGTCGATCACGACGTCGCCACCATCCAATGCGGCGCCGGTGTGGTGACGCGCCGGGTGATGGAAGCGGCCGAAGCCGAAGGGCTGGTGTTCGCCGTCGATCCCACCTCGGCCGATGCCTCGTGCATCGGCGGCAATGTCGCCATGAACGCCGGCGGCAAGAAGGCCGTGCTGTGGGGCACCGCGCTCGACAACCTCGTCTCCTGGCGGATGGTCGACCCGGACGGCAACTGGAAGCTCGTCGAGCGCATGGATCACAACCTGGGCAAGATCCACGACGCCGAAAAGGCCACCTTCCGCGTCGCCACCTTCAAGCCGGACGGCAAGACCCTCCTGGGCGAGGAAATCCTGGTGATCCCGGGCATGCGCTTTCGCAAGGAGGGCCTGGGCAAGGACGTGACCGACAAATTCCTCGCCGGTCTGCCCGGGGTGCAGAAGGAAGGCACCGATGGCCTGATCACCAGCGCGCGCTTCATCCTGCACCGGTTGCCCGCGCACACCCGTACCGTCTGCCTGGAATTCTTCGGCGAGGTCAGCCGTGCCGTGCCGTCCATCGTCGAGATCAAGGACTACCTCGACGCGCATCCGCTGGTGCAGCTTGCGGGGCTGGAGCACCTGGACTGGCGCTACGTGCGCGCGGTGGGCTATGCCACCAAGGCCAAGAGCCGCGGCCGGCCCAAGATGGTGCTGATCGCCGACATCGTCTCGGACGACGAAGCGGCCGTCGGCGAAGCAGCCTCGCACGTGGTGCGGCTGGCCAATGCGCGCAGCGGCGAGGGCTTCATCGCCGTCTCGCCCGAGGCGCGCAAGAAGTTCTGGCTCGACCGGGCCCGCACCGCCGCGATCGCCAAGCACACCAACGCCTTCAAGATCAATGAAGACGTGGTCATCCCGCTGCCGCGCCTCGGTGAATACTCGGACGAGATCGAGCGCATCAATATCGAATTGTCGATCGCCAACAAGATCGAGCTGCTCGACCGGCTGGTCGATTTCTTCGTCCACGGCCATCTGCCGCTGGACCTGGCCGATGTGCCGGTCAGCCGCGAAGAACTGATCGGCGACCGCCGCGAAGCCGCGCTGGCACTGCTGTACCGCGTGCGCGAACGCTGGTCCTGGCTGCTCGACAACCTGGACAGCGCGTTCGAGAGCTATACCGCCGCCTGGCCCGATGCCCCGCTCGAAGGCGGGATGCGGGAGGAGAACCTGCCGCAGAGCGTGTACCACGCGCTGCGCGACCTGATGCTGCGCGTGTCCTGGAAGCGTGAGGTGGCGGCCGAGCTGGAGCTGCTGTTCGCCGACCGCAACAGCCGGCCGGTGCTCAGTGCGGTGCAGGCGCTGCACCAGCAGGTGCTCAAGGGCCGCACCTGGGTGGCGCTGCACATGCATGCCGGTGACGGCAACGTGCACACCAACATCCCGGTCAACTCGGACGACTACGAGATGCTGCAGCGCGCCCATCACGCGGTGGCACGCATCATGGCGGTGGCACGGCGCTTGAACGGCGTGATCTCGGGCGAGCACGGCATCGGCATCACCAAGTACGAGTTCCTCACCCGCGAGGAAATGACGCCGTTCGAGACCTACAAGCAGCGTGTCGACCCCAACGGCCACTTCAACAAGGGCAAGCTGCTGCCCGGCTCGGACCTGACCAACGCCTACACCCCGTCGTTCAGCCTGCTCGGTGCCGAATCGCTGATCCTGGAGCAGTCGGACATCGGCGCGATCTCCGATTCGATCAAGGACTGCCTGCGCTGCGGCAAGTGCAAGCCGGTGTGCACCACGCACGTGCCGCGCGCCAACCTGCTCTACAGCCCGCGCAACAAGATCCTGGCGACGGGCCTGTTGACCGAGGCGTTCCTGTACGAGGAGCAGACCCGGCGCGGGGTGTCGTTCCGGCATTTCGAGGAACTGGCGGACGTGGCCGACCACTGCACCGTCTGCCACCGTTGCGTCAATCCCTGCCCGGTGAAGATCGACTTCGGCGATGTCTCGGTGGCGATGCGCAACTTTCTGCGCAAGGAAGGCAAGAAGCCATTCAACCCGGGCACCAGCCTCGGGATGGCTTTCCTGACGATGAAGGACCCGGCCACCATCAAGCTGGTCCGCGCCGGCATGATCCAGGCAGGCTACAAGGCGCAGCGGCTGGGATACTCGCTGGCCAAGCGGCTGGGCCTGATCCGGCCGGTGACCAAGCAACCGCCCGCCACGACCGGCAAGCCGCCCCTCAAGGCCCAGGTGATCCATTTCATCAACAAGCCGCTGCCGGCCAAGGTGCCATTGCGCACTGCGCGCGGCATGCTGGACATCGAGGACAACAGCGTCGTGCCGGTGATCCGCAACCCGGCGCTGCCGCAGGAGGAATCCGAAGCGGTGTTCTACTTCCCCGGCTGCGGCTCGGAGCGGCTGTTCTCACAGGTCGGGCTCGCCACGCAGGCCATGCTGTGGCATGTCGGCGCCACCACGGTGCTGCCACCGGGCTACCTGTGCTGCGGCTATCCGCAGACTGCGAGCGGGTTCGCCGACAAGGGCGAGAAGATCACCACCGAGAACCGGGTGCTGTTCCACCGCTTAGCCAACACGCTCAACTACCTGGACATCAGGACCGTGATCGTCTCGTGCGGCACCTGCATGGATCAGCTTCTGAAGTACCAGTTCGAGCAGATCTTCCCCGGATGCCGCCTTCTTGACATCCACGAGTACCTGATGGAGAAGGGCGTCAAGCTCGACGGTGTCAGCGGCACGCGTTACATGTACCACGAGCCGTGCCACACACCGATGAAACAATACAAGGGAGTCGAGGTGGCCACCACGCTGATGGGGTCGCGCGTGGACCTGAACGACCGCTGCTGCGGCGAATCGGGCACCTTTGCGGTGGCACGGCCGGACATCGCCACGCAGGTGCGCTTTCGCAAGCAGGAGGAGATGCAGAAGGGCGCCGACAAGCTGCGCGCCGAATCGGGGGCGGATACACCGGTCAAGATCCTGACCTCCTGCCCGTCGTGCCTGCAGGGGCTGACGCGCTACAACGATGATTCGGCCACCGAGGCCGACTACATCGTGGTGGAAATCGCCAAGCACGTACTTGGGGAGGATTGGCAGGGACAGTACGTCGAACAGGCGCGCAACGGCGGCATCGAACGCGTGCTGCTGTGA
- a CDS encoding HIT family protein yields MGGERVWQDDLCRVVLVDDAAYPGFARVILNRHVAEMSDLDKMERQRLMNVVDAVEREVRSALHPDKINLASLGNVVPHLHWHVIPRWREDRHFPSPIWAEPRRPSAVPPVSQEMLATLQQRLSLLKP; encoded by the coding sequence ATGGGCGGGGAACGCGTGTGGCAGGATGACTTGTGCCGCGTGGTACTTGTAGACGATGCTGCTTACCCTGGATTCGCCCGCGTCATTCTGAATCGCCACGTCGCCGAGATGAGCGACCTGGACAAGATGGAACGTCAGCGGCTGATGAACGTGGTCGATGCCGTCGAACGCGAGGTGCGTAGCGCCTTGCATCCCGACAAGATCAACCTTGCCAGTCTGGGCAACGTCGTGCCGCATCTGCATTGGCACGTGATTCCCCGCTGGCGGGAGGATCGGCATTTCCCCAGCCCGATCTGGGCCGAACCCCGCCGTCCAAGTGCTGTGCCGCCAGTCTCCCAGGAGATGCTCGCCACACTGCAGCAACGGCTTAGCCTGCTCAAGCCATGA
- a CDS encoding HD domain-containing phosphohydrolase: MSRLGETMRSQAALRERLEKLNAIGIALSGETDTARLTEAILLAAKELVGADAGTLYRVDGDALRFEIALTDTLGLRMGGTLGATVALPPVPLHDADGVPNLGHVVACAVNQRRTVCIDDAYAATDYDFSGTRSFDAANGYRSRSVLCVPMRDHEGQVLGALQLINALDGHGGVRAFDGDDQRLVESLASQAAIALTNRRLIGAMEALFESFIGLINLAIDDKSPYTGGHCQRVPVLTMMLADAASRTDTGPLAAFDLSDEARYALKIAGLLHDCGKVTTPVHVVDKATKLQTLFDRIALIQTRFEVLRRDARIDRLEGRLDEEAYHACLAALDDDLAFLRRINVGGEAMGDAELARLQAIAARRWHGPTGETPLLDADELENLAVRRGTLTHAERRIINRHIEVTIQMLEALPWPRHLAQVPEYAGGHHERMDGRGYPRGLTREQLSIPARIMGIADVFEALTARDRPYKEGMKLSQALTILARMARDQHIDAELFEVFVREQVWLDYARQYLPQSQIDPVDTAALLALARR, encoded by the coding sequence ATGAGCCGGTTGGGAGAGACGATGCGGAGCCAGGCTGCGCTGCGCGAGCGGCTGGAAAAACTCAATGCGATCGGGATTGCGCTTTCGGGCGAGACCGACACGGCCAGGCTGACCGAGGCCATCCTGCTGGCGGCCAAGGAGCTGGTAGGGGCCGATGCGGGCACGCTGTATCGCGTGGACGGCGACGCGCTGCGTTTCGAGATCGCACTGACCGATACGCTGGGCCTGCGCATGGGCGGCACCCTGGGGGCAACGGTGGCGCTGCCGCCGGTGCCGCTGCACGACGCCGATGGGGTGCCCAATCTGGGCCATGTGGTGGCCTGCGCGGTGAACCAGCGGCGCACAGTGTGCATCGACGACGCCTATGCGGCCACCGACTACGATTTCTCCGGGACACGCAGCTTCGACGCAGCCAACGGCTACCGCTCCCGCTCCGTCCTATGCGTGCCGATGCGCGATCACGAGGGCCAGGTGCTCGGTGCGCTGCAGCTGATCAACGCATTGGACGGCCACGGCGGCGTGCGCGCGTTCGACGGCGACGACCAGCGCCTCGTCGAATCACTGGCCTCCCAGGCTGCGATCGCCCTGACCAACCGCCGGCTGATCGGGGCGATGGAAGCGCTGTTCGAGTCCTTCATCGGCCTGATCAACCTTGCCATCGATGACAAGTCGCCCTATACCGGTGGCCATTGCCAGCGCGTACCGGTGCTGACCATGATGCTGGCCGACGCCGCCAGCCGCACCGATACGGGGCCGTTGGCCGCGTTCGACCTGAGCGATGAAGCGCGCTACGCGCTCAAGATCGCCGGCCTGCTGCACGACTGTGGCAAGGTGACCACGCCGGTACACGTGGTCGACAAGGCCACCAAGCTGCAGACCCTGTTCGACCGGATCGCGTTGATACAGACGCGCTTCGAGGTGCTGCGCCGCGATGCCCGGATCGATCGGCTGGAAGGACGGCTGGACGAGGAGGCCTATCACGCCTGCCTCGCGGCACTGGACGACGATCTGGCCTTCCTGCGCCGCATCAATGTCGGCGGCGAGGCGATGGGCGATGCGGAACTGGCTCGGCTCCAGGCCATCGCCGCGCGGCGCTGGCACGGCCCGACCGGCGAGACGCCATTGCTGGACGCGGACGAACTGGAGAATCTGGCGGTGCGCCGTGGCACGCTGACCCATGCCGAGCGGCGGATCATCAATCGCCATATCGAGGTCACCATCCAGATGCTGGAGGCGCTGCCGTGGCCACGCCACCTTGCGCAGGTGCCCGAATATGCCGGCGGCCACCACGAGCGCATGGACGGGCGCGGCTATCCGCGTGGCCTGACCCGCGAGCAGTTGAGCATTCCCGCACGCATCATGGGGATCGCCGACGTGTTCGAAGCGCTGACGGCGCGCGATCGCCCCTACAAGGAAGGGATGAAGCTGTCGCAGGCGCTGACCATCCTGGCGCGGATGGCACGTGATCAGCACATTGATGCTGAGCTGTTCGAGGTGTTCGTCCGCGAGCAGGTGTGGCTGGACTACGCACGGCAGTACCTGCCGCAGTCACAGATCGATCCGGTGGACACGGCGGCGCTGCTGGCCCTGGCCCGTCGCTGA
- a CDS encoding sulfite exporter TauE/SafE family protein, whose translation MTPLLTVLLACLGVGVLAGFLAGLLGVGGGLVIVPALLLVFDALGLAQAHAQHLALGTSLATIVVTSLSSLRAHHAHGAVRWPVFRAISPGIVLGTFLGAQLAGLADATLLKWCFVLFAYAVAAQMLLDARPRPQRVLPGATVLAAWGGLIGAVSSWVGIGGGSLSVPLLSWHNVPVKEAIGTSAAIGLPIALAGSAGYAVSGWGVPGLPQGSVGFIYLPALLGIALASFPLAKAGAALAHRLPVAVLKRCFAVLLLLLASRMLWQLLG comes from the coding sequence ATGACACCCCTGTTGACGGTCCTGCTGGCCTGCCTCGGTGTCGGCGTGCTGGCCGGCTTTCTGGCCGGGTTGCTGGGCGTGGGGGGCGGCCTGGTCATCGTGCCGGCACTGTTGCTGGTGTTCGACGCGCTGGGGCTGGCGCAGGCCCATGCGCAGCATCTGGCGTTGGGCACGTCGCTTGCGACCATTGTGGTCACCTCGCTGTCCAGCCTGCGTGCGCATCACGCGCATGGCGCCGTCCGCTGGCCGGTGTTTCGCGCCATCAGCCCGGGCATCGTGCTCGGCACCTTTCTTGGAGCCCAACTGGCAGGCCTTGCGGATGCCACGCTGCTGAAATGGTGCTTTGTGCTGTTTGCCTACGCGGTGGCAGCCCAGATGCTGCTGGACGCCAGGCCCAGGCCGCAACGCGTGCTGCCCGGCGCAACGGTCCTTGCCGCGTGGGGCGGGTTGATCGGTGCGGTCTCCAGCTGGGTCGGCATTGGTGGCGGCTCGTTGTCGGTGCCATTGCTGAGCTGGCACAACGTGCCGGTCAAGGAGGCGATCGGCACCTCCGCCGCGATCGGGCTGCCGATTGCACTGGCCGGCAGCGCGGGCTATGCCGTCAGCGGCTGGGGCGTGCCTGGTCTGCCGCAAGGCAGCGTTGGCTTCATCTACCTGCCGGCCTTGCTGGGGATCGCACTGGCGAGCTTCCCGTTGGCCAAGGCCGGTGCCGCACTGGCGCACCGGTTGCCGGTGGCCGTGCTCAAGCGCTGCTTTGCGGTGCTGCTGCTGCTGCTGGCCAGCCGCATGCTCTGGCAATTGCTCGGCTAG
- a CDS encoding EVE domain-containing protein, with protein MHYWLMKSEPEEVGIDDLQRLGQIGWFGVRNYQARNFMRDVMRVGDGVLFYHSSCPQPGIAGLAEVCSPAYPDPTQFDPESKYFDPKATLEAPRWQQVDVRFVRKTRLLALEALRRDLLLADMQVLQRGNRLSITPVSEAHWRHLQDLLT; from the coding sequence ATGCACTACTGGTTGATGAAATCCGAGCCCGAGGAGGTGGGGATCGACGATCTGCAGCGGCTCGGGCAGATCGGTTGGTTCGGAGTGCGCAACTATCAGGCGCGCAATTTCATGCGCGATGTGATGCGGGTGGGCGACGGGGTGCTGTTCTACCATTCGAGCTGCCCGCAACCGGGCATCGCCGGCCTTGCCGAGGTATGCTCGCCCGCCTACCCCGATCCCACCCAATTCGACCCGGAATCCAAGTACTTCGACCCCAAGGCCACGCTTGAGGCACCGCGCTGGCAGCAGGTGGACGTGCGCTTCGTGCGCAAGACCCGTCTTCTGGCGCTGGAAGCATTGCGGCGCGACCTGTTGCTGGCGGACATGCAGGTGTTGCAGCGTGGCAACCGGCTGTCGATCACGCCGGTCAGCGAGGCCCACTGGCGCCATCTGCAGGACCTGCTGACATGA
- a CDS encoding sulfite exporter TauE/SafE family protein: MLIDPSVAELLPQLLVLLPLAFAAGLFDAAVGGGGLILVPGLFAVLPRELPAMLMGTNKFAAVMGTAAATWRYTRQVRLDWPILLPSAGAAFCGSYLGALAIHWLPRDAVRPLVVLLLALMLLYTWRKPAFGGVDAGRALTRRDLVVGLVIGAVIGFYDGFFGPGTGSFLIFLFIRFFHFDFLRASASAKVVNLATNLAALTFFLPAKLVIFGLAVPMAIANIAGAQIGSRLALKGGSAWIRKLFLALALALLAKLVWDTVRG, translated from the coding sequence ATGCTGATCGATCCGTCCGTCGCAGAGCTGTTGCCGCAGTTGCTGGTGCTGCTGCCGCTGGCCTTTGCCGCCGGCCTGTTCGATGCAGCGGTCGGCGGCGGTGGCCTGATCCTGGTGCCGGGCCTGTTTGCCGTGTTGCCGCGCGAATTGCCGGCGATGCTGATGGGCACCAACAAATTCGCCGCGGTGATGGGCACTGCCGCCGCCACCTGGCGCTACACCAGGCAGGTCAGGCTCGATTGGCCGATCCTGTTGCCCAGTGCCGGGGCGGCTTTCTGCGGCTCTTACCTCGGGGCGTTGGCGATCCACTGGCTGCCGCGCGATGCGGTGCGCCCGCTGGTGGTGCTGCTGCTGGCGCTGATGCTGCTCTACACCTGGCGCAAGCCAGCGTTCGGCGGGGTGGACGCGGGCCGTGCGTTGACCCGGCGCGACCTGGTGGTCGGTCTGGTGATCGGTGCCGTGATCGGTTTCTACGACGGCTTCTTCGGCCCCGGCACCGGCTCGTTCCTGATCTTCCTGTTCATCCGGTTCTTCCACTTCGATTTCCTGCGTGCCTCGGCGTCGGCCAAGGTGGTCAACCTGGCCACCAACCTGGCGGCGCTCACCTTCTTCCTGCCGGCCAAGCTGGTGATCTTCGGTCTGGCCGTGCCGATGGCGATCGCCAATATCGCCGGTGCGCAGATCGGCAGCCGCCTCGCGCTCAAGGGCGGCAGCGCCTGGATCAGGAAGCTGTTCCTCGCCCTGGCGCTGGCCTTGCTCGCCAAGCTGGTCTGGGATACGGTGCGGGGCTGA